A genomic window from Alkalihalobacillus sp. AL-G includes:
- the cls gene encoding cardiolipin synthase — protein sequence MKPTRQFLLCITMILCFGIVFFSEQPTFIKGTAATLYGAIALSICYVLMLENRSPYKTLLWIYAILFFPIIGYIFFIYSGQLQVKGHLFKQKRLHDYEQAQIMHHENRSSEKWTHLHESEREFSKLITALSNQTISFSSQTEILKNGDEKFPRLLQELQAATDFIHIEYYIFRSDRIGKEIIAVLCKKAKEGVEVRFSYDGIGSLTMSDGDISHLKESGVEVYSFLPIRKGFFNQKFNFRNHRKVVVIDGRIGFVGGLNVGDEYLGRNPDFGFWRDTHMLVKGEALRDLHRVFLLDWNYVSGDSLLTERYLSVQPAEDEGGVQIVPSGPDTSQGVMSYLYYSMITSAKKSVWIVTPYFIPSKEIRTALLIAAVKGIDVRVMVPEKNDGFLTQYATRSYFSELLQYGVKVYTYQKGFHHQKTIIVDESYATLGTANVDLRSFHLNFEVNVFMFRTPTVQTLVSHYLGDIKNAIEIDKEAHFKRGMAVRTKESFSRLFSPVL from the coding sequence ATGAAACCAACACGACAGTTTTTATTATGTATCACAATGATTCTTTGCTTTGGGATTGTTTTCTTTTCAGAACAGCCCACTTTTATAAAAGGAACAGCAGCGACCCTTTATGGTGCCATCGCCCTTTCGATTTGTTATGTGCTGATGCTCGAAAACCGATCACCTTATAAAACGTTACTTTGGATATATGCCATCCTATTTTTCCCTATTATCGGATATATCTTCTTCATTTACTCGGGTCAATTGCAGGTAAAGGGGCACTTGTTTAAACAAAAACGTCTACACGATTATGAACAGGCGCAAATAATGCACCATGAGAACCGCTCTTCTGAAAAATGGACCCATTTGCATGAATCAGAACGAGAATTTTCAAAATTGATCACAGCGTTAAGCAATCAGACAATCAGTTTCTCCTCTCAGACAGAGATTCTTAAGAATGGAGATGAAAAATTCCCGCGTCTACTACAAGAGCTCCAAGCAGCAACTGATTTCATCCATATCGAATATTACATCTTCCGTTCCGATCGAATCGGAAAAGAGATCATTGCCGTTCTTTGTAAAAAAGCAAAGGAAGGGGTTGAGGTCCGATTTTCCTATGATGGGATTGGCAGTCTCACTATGTCGGATGGTGATATCAGTCACTTAAAAGAATCCGGCGTAGAAGTATATAGCTTTTTACCGATCCGTAAAGGGTTTTTCAATCAAAAATTCAATTTTCGAAATCACAGAAAAGTTGTTGTGATTGACGGGAGAATCGGATTTGTCGGTGGATTGAATGTCGGTGATGAATATTTAGGACGAAACCCGGATTTTGGTTTTTGGCGCGATACGCATATGCTCGTAAAAGGAGAAGCCTTACGTGACCTTCATCGGGTCTTCCTTTTGGATTGGAATTATGTAAGTGGGGATTCATTATTAACAGAGCGGTATTTATCTGTACAGCCTGCGGAAGATGAAGGCGGAGTCCAGATTGTGCCGAGCGGTCCCGATACATCCCAGGGTGTTATGAGCTATTTGTATTACAGCATGATCACCTCCGCAAAAAAGTCAGTTTGGATCGTAACTCCCTACTTTATACCGAGTAAGGAGATTCGGACTGCACTGTTGATTGCTGCTGTTAAAGGTATTGACGTCCGGGTCATGGTTCCAGAAAAGAATGATGGTTTTCTTACACAATATGCAACCCGCTCCTACTTTAGTGAGCTTTTGCAATACGGCGTGAAGGTTTATACGTACCAAAAAGGATTTCACCATCAAAAGACGATTATCGTTGATGAATCTTATGCAACATTAGGGACGGCAAATGTCGATTTACGAAGCTTCCATCTTAATTTTGAAGTGAATGTATTCATGTTCCGGACACCTACCGTCCAAACACTCGTTTCTCACTACCTCGGAGATATTAAGAATGCCATCGAGATTGATAAAGAAGCCCACTTCAAACGTGGAATGGCGGTACGGACAAAGGAATCCTTTTCCCGATTGTTTTCACCTGTCCTTTAG
- a CDS encoding CBO0543 family protein, translated as MHIAYTIWALLAAWKWADWRNWKDYHATMLYMPLMNLLYMFLCSRYLLWKVNPEFGISYALIEIMYTFIIFPATVILFLSNYPETRLKIIIHNIKWIFIYIGSEFIGSLFGRIEYQHGWSIGWSLGFLSFMFPMIRLHYKHPVIAYIISIIIIVVLLSIFDVPVDRSAERRLLTV; from the coding sequence ATGCATATTGCTTATACCATTTGGGCGTTACTGGCTGCTTGGAAATGGGCTGATTGGCGAAATTGGAAAGATTATCATGCGACAATGCTATATATGCCGCTCATGAACCTTCTATATATGTTTTTATGTTCCAGGTATTTACTTTGGAAAGTCAACCCCGAATTTGGAATTTCTTATGCGCTTATAGAGATTATGTATACGTTCATTATTTTTCCCGCAACTGTCATCCTCTTCTTATCGAATTATCCAGAGACGAGATTAAAGATAATAATTCACAACATAAAATGGATTTTCATTTATATAGGATCTGAATTTATCGGTTCTTTATTTGGGCGTATCGAGTATCAACACGGATGGTCAATCGGTTGGTCGCTTGGATTCCTATCTTTCATGTTTCCAATGATTCGTCTTCACTATAAACATCCGGTCATAGCTTATATCATCTCTATCATCATTATCGTTGTTTTGTTAAGCATCTTTGACGTCCCGGTAGACCGTAGTGCAGAGAGGCGGTTATTAACGGTATGA
- a CDS encoding DedA family protein yields MESWYTDIIEQYGYFGIFFIMAVENLFPPIPSEIVLPFSGFMTTKTHLGFFGVLLAATGGSVFGAIVLYGIGLLIDVENLEKIIDRWGRILRIKKEDIHRADHWFDRYGIWTVFFGRMVPLIRSLISIPAGMTNMGFVTFLIFTTLGTLIWNVLLIGVGAALGESWTKITHYMDLYSNVIYTILVVLFVFGLGWYIKRRKQTK; encoded by the coding sequence ATGGAGAGTTGGTATACAGATATAATCGAGCAATACGGTTATTTTGGCATATTTTTCATTATGGCAGTAGAAAATTTATTTCCTCCGATCCCATCCGAAATTGTATTGCCATTCAGCGGATTTATGACGACTAAGACACACTTAGGCTTCTTCGGTGTATTGTTGGCCGCGACAGGTGGATCTGTGTTTGGAGCCATTGTCCTTTATGGCATCGGACTATTAATCGATGTCGAAAATCTTGAAAAAATCATTGATCGTTGGGGTCGCATCCTCCGGATCAAAAAAGAAGATATTCATCGAGCGGATCACTGGTTTGATCGTTATGGGATTTGGACTGTCTTTTTTGGACGGATGGTTCCACTCATCCGAAGTCTCATATCCATTCCAGCGGGAATGACAAACATGGGCTTTGTCACCTTTTTGATCTTTACAACATTAGGAACGCTGATTTGGAATGTCCTCCTGATCGGAGTAGGGGCAGCACTTGGTGAGTCGTGGACGAAAATCACTCACTATATGGATTTATATTCGAACGTAATCTATACCATTCTGGTCGTCCTATTTGTGTTCGGCCTTGGCTGGTATATAAAAAGACGAAAACAAACAAAGTAG
- the opp3b gene encoding oligopeptide ABC transporter permease → MKSYFLKRVIYMLITMFVIASATFFLMKLMPGSPLSLDAKLTAEQEAKILEKYNLDDPVPIQYVNYLMNLAKGDLGLSFQFDGRSVTGMIMDRIGPSAYLGLQSMIVGSLLGIILGAFSAIKHNTIWDYSSTLISVIGISIPSFVFAALLQYYVGVKLQWLPVAFWEGFEYTIMPTISLAIFPMAIAARFMRTELLEVFGQEYMMTAKAKGLSQFKVVVLHGIRNALIPIITILGPMTIGIMTGTLVIERIFSVPGLGEQFIRSIMTNDYPVIMGTTIFYSVLFIFTIFIVDILYGLIDPRIRLD, encoded by the coding sequence ATGAAATCTTATTTTTTAAAGCGAGTTATTTATATGCTTATAACGATGTTTGTCATTGCGTCGGCAACGTTTTTCCTCATGAAACTGATGCCTGGTTCACCTTTAAGCCTTGATGCAAAATTGACAGCGGAGCAGGAGGCGAAAATTTTAGAAAAATATAATTTAGATGATCCTGTACCGATTCAATACGTAAATTATTTGATGAATTTAGCTAAAGGTGATCTCGGCCTTTCATTTCAATTTGATGGGCGCTCTGTGACAGGTATGATCATGGATAGGATTGGCCCATCAGCGTATTTAGGATTGCAATCTATGATTGTCGGAAGCCTCTTAGGCATCATTTTAGGGGCGTTTTCTGCGATTAAGCATAATACAATTTGGGATTACTCTTCTACACTCATTTCAGTCATCGGCATCTCGATCCCTAGTTTCGTATTTGCGGCACTTTTACAATATTACGTAGGTGTGAAGCTTCAATGGTTACCTGTTGCATTTTGGGAAGGGTTCGAATATACGATCATGCCGACAATTTCGCTTGCGATTTTCCCGATGGCGATAGCGGCACGATTTATGCGTACAGAACTCCTTGAGGTATTTGGGCAGGAGTATATGATGACAGCAAAGGCAAAAGGTTTGAGCCAGTTCAAGGTTGTTGTTCTTCATGGAATTCGTAATGCCTTAATTCCAATTATTACCATACTCGGCCCTATGACAATTGGGATCATGACAGGTACCCTTGTCATCGAGCGAATCTTTTCTGTACCAGGACTTGGGGAGCAGTTTATCCGGTCAATCATGACGAACGATTATCCGGTTATAATGGGGACAACTATTTTCTATTCGGTATTATTTATCTTTACTATTTTTATCGTTGACATTCTGTATGGACTGATTGATCCGCGTATTCGTTTAGATTGA
- a CDS encoding SgrR family transcriptional regulator encodes MRYCHYYLQLCDLFSPEELVEVRLSRLADEWRITTRYAKKIVQELNRSGWIMWKPGVGRGNVSKLRLLHTKEHAALGLAKEHVRKKKIKEAFVLIHTHAPEVKDNFVDWLTDPSL; translated from the coding sequence ATGAGGTATTGTCACTACTATTTACAGCTATGTGACCTTTTCTCGCCGGAAGAGCTTGTTGAGGTGCGCCTAAGTCGACTTGCTGATGAGTGGAGAATCACGACACGGTATGCAAAGAAAATTGTGCAGGAGCTTAATCGGTCGGGTTGGATCATGTGGAAACCGGGGGTAGGACGTGGTAACGTCTCGAAGCTTCGACTTCTCCACACGAAAGAGCACGCTGCATTGGGTCTTGCAAAGGAACATGTTCGAAAAAAGAAAATTAAAGAAGCATTCGTCTTGATTCACACACATGCTCCAGAGGTTAAAGATAACTTTGTGGACTGGTTGACCGATCCCTCACTTTAG
- a CDS encoding undecaprenyldiphospho-muramoylpentapeptide beta-N-acetylglucosaminyltransferase, which translates to MKKILLTGGGTTGHVAVNLALIPVLKENGWKIDYIGSHDGIERELIEKIPDVTYHPISTGKLRRYFDVKNFKDPFKVMKGVAQSFRILRKVKPSIIFSKGGFVSVPVILSAWMNRIPVISHESDVSPGLANKISMPFASKVCVTFPETLEHLPKEKGIMLGAIIRNELKKGSKQAGLQFCRFNGTKPVILIMGGSQGSKRVNEVVRNLLPTLTKKYQVVHLCGKGKVDDSFSMSGYRQYEYVNEELPDVLAMTDLVISRAGSNSIYEFLSLQIPMILIPLSRQSSRGDQILNANSFEKQGFAQVIQEEDLAEKVLEKSIEVSFAKRAEYKTNMARNDIGDPLAKLYEMIEKYSKQ; encoded by the coding sequence ATGAAAAAAATATTGTTGACTGGCGGCGGTACGACAGGCCATGTCGCTGTGAACCTTGCCTTGATTCCAGTTCTTAAAGAAAATGGCTGGAAAATAGATTATATTGGCTCACATGATGGAATTGAACGTGAACTGATCGAAAAAATTCCCGATGTTACATATCACCCAATCTCTACTGGAAAGCTTAGACGCTATTTTGACGTTAAAAATTTCAAAGACCCATTTAAAGTAATGAAAGGCGTGGCGCAGTCCTTTAGGATTTTGCGTAAGGTTAAACCGAGCATCATTTTTTCGAAGGGTGGTTTCGTTTCAGTACCTGTCATCCTTTCTGCTTGGATGAACCGGATTCCTGTCATTTCTCACGAATCTGATGTCAGCCCAGGACTCGCAAACAAAATATCGATGCCCTTTGCTTCAAAAGTGTGCGTTACGTTTCCAGAAACTCTTGAACATCTTCCAAAAGAAAAAGGAATCATGCTTGGCGCAATCATCCGTAATGAATTGAAAAAAGGCTCCAAACAAGCGGGACTTCAGTTTTGTCGGTTTAACGGAACAAAGCCGGTCATTCTTATCATGGGTGGCAGTCAAGGATCAAAACGTGTGAATGAAGTGGTACGGAACCTTTTACCCACACTCACGAAAAAATATCAGGTTGTCCACCTTTGTGGTAAAGGAAAAGTGGATGATTCCTTCTCAATGAGCGGTTACCGACAATATGAGTACGTAAATGAGGAGCTTCCAGACGTTCTTGCAATGACAGACCTTGTCATTTCCAGGGCAGGCTCCAACTCGATTTATGAATTTTTAAGTTTACAAATCCCGATGATTCTCATACCACTGTCACGCCAATCTAGCAGGGGCGATCAGATCCTGAATGCGAACTCGTTTGAGAAACAAGGGTTTGCACAGGTTATACAAGAAGAAGACCTTGCTGAGAAGGTTCTTGAAAAGAGCATTGAAGTTAGTTTTGCAAAACGTGCCGAATACAAAACGAATATGGCCCGGAACGACATCGGGGATCCGCTTGCCAAACTTTACGAGATGATTGAAAAGTATAGTAAACAATGA
- a CDS encoding CBO0543 family protein has protein sequence MKHQDHIQDIVDAQQGVIIESLELWREHGLFSPNWWLLLTLLIVPWIVWWFLVDRRRLFKIFAVGMTISAMASFLDTLGIVLGGWIYQVELIPMIPQLLPMDFSVLPIGYMLVYQYFPTWRRFLLASLITSLFGAFIVEPFFVKIDIYQLLKWKHIYSFSGYFILAVFIKWFVDSVLAKAQANIK, from the coding sequence ATGAAACATCAAGACCACATTCAAGATATAGTCGATGCACAGCAAGGGGTAATAATTGAAAGTTTGGAGCTTTGGAGAGAACACGGTCTCTTTTCTCCAAACTGGTGGCTGCTGCTTACCCTATTAATTGTTCCATGGATTGTTTGGTGGTTTCTGGTCGACCGGCGACGGTTATTCAAAATTTTCGCAGTCGGGATGACGATCAGCGCCATGGCCAGCTTTTTAGATACGCTTGGTATTGTTTTAGGCGGATGGATATACCAGGTTGAGTTAATCCCGATGATACCACAGCTTTTACCAATGGATTTTTCAGTTTTGCCTATCGGGTATATGCTTGTTTATCAGTATTTTCCTACGTGGAGGCGATTTCTTCTCGCTTCATTGATCACATCGTTATTCGGTGCATTTATCGTGGAACCGTTTTTTGTAAAGATCGATATTTACCAGTTGCTTAAATGGAAACACATCTATTCGTTCTCGGGTTACTTCATATTGGCAGTGTTCATAAAATGGTTCGTCGATTCAGTTCTGGCCAAAGCCCAGGCAAATATAAAGTGA
- a CDS encoding DUF6376 family protein encodes MNKWILAITLVSVAVLSGCSLLQGVNDSLEYVNEATDYVNKATTFAEEVPALAEQAVSDQDARVQLEERLTQMKADIQNFNELNPPGVAEDVHQTIVGYNTTLEQGIDSYLKSIENGEVNPQLLEEYGILQTVNELSKTLDLLQQIGS; translated from the coding sequence ATGAACAAGTGGATTCTAGCGATTACACTAGTTTCAGTTGCTGTTTTGAGTGGCTGTTCTTTGTTACAGGGGGTAAATGATTCACTCGAGTATGTGAATGAAGCGACTGATTATGTCAATAAAGCAACTACCTTTGCAGAAGAAGTTCCAGCCCTGGCCGAACAAGCCGTTTCTGATCAGGATGCACGTGTCCAATTGGAAGAACGACTGACACAAATGAAAGCGGACATTCAGAATTTTAATGAACTGAACCCTCCAGGTGTTGCAGAAGATGTCCACCAAACGATTGTCGGTTACAACACTACATTGGAACAAGGGATTGACAGCTATTTGAAAAGTATTGAAAATGGCGAGGTCAACCCTCAGCTTCTTGAAGAATACGGAATCCTCCAAACGGTCAACGAGCTTTCAAAAACGCTTGACTTGCTCCAACAGATTGGTTCATAA
- a CDS encoding HAAS domain-containing protein: MMTRSEFLNELERLLHELPESERKEILFDYNEHFEIGKEEGKSQHEVSESLGNPRTIAKELKADFRINQAKENQSVSNISKAVIATLSLGFFNLVFVLGPFFGLVGIMIGLYATTLALIVTPIFILIKALLAENDQFMESLFLIMATGGLGVLLSVGMIYLTKFVYIGVVKYLQFNVKIVRGYKA, from the coding sequence ATGATGACAAGAAGTGAATTCTTGAATGAACTGGAGCGCTTGTTACATGAACTACCAGAATCGGAACGAAAAGAGATCCTATTCGACTATAACGAGCATTTTGAGATCGGGAAAGAGGAAGGAAAGAGTCAACATGAGGTTTCTGAATCACTAGGAAATCCGAGAACAATCGCAAAAGAACTTAAAGCGGATTTCCGTATAAACCAGGCAAAAGAAAATCAATCGGTAAGCAATATATCGAAGGCGGTCATTGCGACCTTGAGTCTCGGATTCTTCAATCTTGTATTTGTTTTGGGACCGTTTTTTGGCCTAGTTGGAATTATGATCGGGTTGTATGCAACAACGTTAGCTTTGATCGTTACGCCAATTTTCATTTTGATCAAGGCATTGTTGGCAGAGAACGATCAATTTATGGAATCACTGTTTTTGATCATGGCGACGGGTGGACTTGGCGTTCTTCTTTCAGTCGGAATGATCTATCTTACAAAGTTTGTTTATATCGGGGTCGTCAAATATTTACAGTTCAATGTTAAAATTGTAAGGGGGTACAAAGCGTGA
- a CDS encoding DUF3052 domain-containing protein → MHPLLKKMNYKNQSSVYVIKAPKEFETQMKEIADETTLLKDLNTDEKIGFVIVFCYEKADVEPHAQKIMPRLEEEALVWFAYPKKSSKRYKSDISRDTGWEPLGHTGFEPVRQVAIDEDWSALRFKNVDDIKTLTRNKKMTLSEKGKARKS, encoded by the coding sequence ATGCATCCACTATTAAAAAAGATGAACTATAAAAATCAATCATCCGTCTACGTCATTAAAGCACCTAAGGAATTTGAAACACAAATGAAAGAAATAGCTGATGAGACAACACTTCTAAAAGACCTCAATACAGATGAGAAAATAGGTTTCGTAATCGTTTTTTGCTATGAAAAAGCTGATGTAGAACCACATGCACAAAAAATAATGCCTAGATTAGAAGAAGAGGCATTGGTCTGGTTTGCCTACCCGAAAAAATCATCGAAACGATATAAATCTGATATTTCAAGAGATACAGGCTGGGAGCCGCTTGGACATACTGGTTTTGAACCTGTTCGCCAGGTAGCTATTGATGAAGATTGGTCAGCATTAAGATTCAAAAACGTTGACGATATCAAAACACTTACGCGTAATAAGAAGATGACACTGAGCGAAAAAGGTAAAGCACGTAAAAGTTAA
- a CDS encoding PadR family transcriptional regulator, whose product MNPQFKKGVLTLCVMVLAAKKDRYGYELANSISEKFAISEGTVYPLLRRLTKDDYFTTYLKESQEGPPRKYYRLTDTGKREMLNLINEWRTFSDGVERIIKEGLDDDKK is encoded by the coding sequence ATGAACCCACAATTCAAGAAGGGCGTATTGACGTTGTGTGTCATGGTTCTAGCAGCAAAGAAGGATCGCTATGGATATGAGCTCGCGAATAGCATTTCAGAGAAATTTGCGATTTCGGAAGGAACTGTTTATCCGTTACTGCGACGTCTTACGAAGGATGATTATTTTACTACCTATCTAAAGGAATCGCAGGAAGGTCCCCCACGCAAGTATTACCGATTGACCGATACAGGTAAGCGGGAAATGCTTAACTTGATAAATGAGTGGAGGACATTTTCGGATGGTGTTGAGAGGATTATTAAGGAGGGGCTGGATGATGACAAGAAGTGA
- a CDS encoding toast rack family protein, whose protein sequence is MNLEHTKLGKIALAAFAIFLIGVGGIVVTGFQPSNDKNNGEYIEVVELNEASSVEAEIEMGIADLTVNGGAEDLMRGKFHYNENAGKPDIAYEVNGGKGELDVSNEDKDSWLDFDWIRFGEQTDEWEIALNDKVPLDLEVSTGVGDSKLDLSGLNLTRLDIDSGVGETVLDLSGDWERSFNVSIDGGVGDTTIFIPEDVGVRITADLGVGGLNIQGLTIQGNSYLNNAYNESDVKLEIDLDMGVGSVNIIREDLR, encoded by the coding sequence GTGAATTTAGAGCACACCAAACTTGGTAAAATCGCATTGGCAGCATTCGCAATATTTTTAATTGGTGTTGGAGGAATCGTTGTAACGGGATTTCAACCCTCTAATGATAAAAATAATGGAGAGTATATAGAAGTAGTTGAGCTTAATGAAGCAAGCTCTGTTGAAGCCGAAATTGAAATGGGGATTGCTGATTTAACAGTCAACGGTGGTGCAGAAGATTTAATGAGAGGTAAATTTCATTATAACGAAAATGCTGGAAAGCCTGACATAGCATATGAAGTTAATGGTGGAAAAGGAGAACTTGATGTATCCAATGAAGATAAGGATTCTTGGTTGGACTTTGATTGGATACGGTTCGGTGAACAGACGGACGAATGGGAAATCGCTTTAAATGACAAGGTGCCGTTAGATTTGGAGGTTTCCACAGGTGTCGGGGATAGTAAATTGGATCTAAGCGGGCTCAATCTCACCAGACTTGATATTGATTCAGGAGTTGGCGAAACCGTTCTCGATTTAAGCGGGGATTGGGAAAGAAGCTTTAACGTTAGCATTGACGGTGGCGTTGGGGATACTACCATCTTTATCCCTGAAGATGTCGGGGTACGCATAACGGCGGATTTGGGAGTTGGCGGACTGAATATACAGGGACTGACGATTCAAGGTAACTCCTATTTAAATAATGCCTATAATGAATCGGATGTGAAGCTTGAGATCGATCTTGATATGGGAGTCGGGTCCGTTAATATTATTAGAGAGGATCTTAGATAA